One segment of Candidatus Paceibacterota bacterium DNA contains the following:
- a CDS encoding GC-type dockerin domain-anchored protein has product MKNKNITERITYLALIFSIGFMPGISGADLSLMSEVRQVTVLETETTGVFVVDPEVEAEVVETEVVVLPEVSPDSESLESGEVVSEALVSSSGFTAGEQELFQPEIVGHEQISEDLLPSKCSVADFNEDSIIDTRDILDFLNAWNEEDLSTDVDENGVIDEADFKLFLSIWMGCKDCLRADFNGDGTYNSLDILAFLNAYNAGEDSADFNDDGVINSDDFNYFLAIWQSCKEGSEFTIPDPGGGTKDGDIKGPVDGIEIDRDKIGGGDDDGGNGGGGGNDGGGSSGGGRSGDFNRGGGGGLVLGADSEDDLEGLREELRNLIEQMIALLQSELNKRLAMAESGTERAVFVEGVVLGESVEAQELEPVEEEQVEVVANENLEEVVEESEDEGSRSWLWLILILILAIIIFLVLKKKKQ; this is encoded by the coding sequence ATGAAAAACAAGAATATTACTGAAAGGATTACATATCTTGCTCTAATCTTTTCAATCGGCTTTATGCCGGGAATTTCCGGAGCCGACCTCTCTCTTATGTCGGAAGTAAGGCAAGTAACGGTTTTGGAAACCGAAACAACCGGTGTATTTGTCGTTGACCCGGAAGTAGAAGCCGAGGTTGTCGAAACAGAAGTGGTTGTTTTGCCGGAAGTTTCTCCAGATTCTGAATCTTTAGAATCGGGAGAAGTGGTTTCGGAAGCCCTTGTTAGTTCTTCTGGATTTACAGCTGGAGAGCAAGAACTATTTCAGCCAGAAATTGTTGGACATGAACAAATAAGTGAAGATTTGTTGCCGTCTAAATGTTCGGTTGCTGATTTCAATGAAGACTCAATCATTGATACTCGGGATATTTTAGATTTTCTAAACGCTTGGAACGAAGAAGACCTTTCAACTGATGTTGACGAGAATGGGGTTATTGATGAGGCCGATTTCAAACTATTCTTGTCTATTTGGATGGGCTGCAAAGATTGCTTAAGGGCTGATTTTAACGGTGACGGGACATACAATTCTCTGGATATTTTGGCTTTTCTAAATGCCTATAATGCCGGTGAAGACTCTGCTGATTTCAACGATGACGGTGTTATAAATTCTGATGACTTTAATTATTTCTTGGCTATTTGGCAGAGCTGTAAAGAGGGTTCTGAATTTACTATCCCAGATCCTGGTGGCGGTACAAAAGATGGAGATATTAAAGGTCCAGTAGATGGCATAGAAATTGATAGAGACAAAATTGGCGGTGGCGACGACGATGGTGGTAATGGCGGCGGTGGCGGTAATGACGGAGGCGGTTCTTCTGGTGGCGGTCGTTCTGGTGATTTTAACCGTGGCGGCGGTGGTGGACTTGTTCTTGGCGCTGATTCCGAAGATGATTTAGAGGGTCTTCGCGAAGAATTAAGAAATCTAATAGAACAAATGATCGCTCTTTTACAATCGGAATTAAACAAGAGGTTGGCTATGGCCGAATCAGGTACGGAGAGAGCGGTATTTGTAGAAGGGGTTGTTTTGGGTGAGTCTGTCGAAGCTCAAGAATTGGAACCTGTGGAGGAAGAGCAAGTCGAAGTAGTGGCAAATGAGAATCTGGAAGAGGTCGTAGAAGAAAGCGAGGACGAGGGAAGCAGATCCTGGCTTTGGCTGATTCTGATTTTGATTCTCGCCATCATAATCTTTTTGGTCCTAAAAAAGAAGAAACAATAA
- a CDS encoding peptidoglycan-binding domain-containing protein has product MSFKLKIVAGFVGLAMVMGAVGVATPASAQTVDELQAMINTLLAQLAALQGGGSGSGAACTFTRSLTVGSSGADVTCLQNYLTSTGHFTFAGGSTGYFGPVTQNAVAAWQAANGVAPAVGFFGPISIARHAALTAGVTPPPPSGLPEGCTSTVGFSPTTGARCDGTTTPPTTLTGDGSITISTSALVSSGTAVKKGETKNVLSTRLKASSGPVRVDRVEVKFNERPWLTMSQVQLRDGSGNVLATKTLSGSSDATEVTVGSDYRVRFEGVNLVVSPGTDVDLVVAVSVLASSDKITGQTITTSIPTGGIRTVNGIGFSETIGPSATFTFTLPDTGSVADIYTSSSPNSPTAGFTSVAAGTTQTENVVLGRFRIKSQNTSGTLETIHFTIQTQASTGGGGPAAGTLFSNVRLQSGSFNYGASTLASTTEFTNLQVPLPVDQWVEFTLTANVAGADISGGVVASTTLDASTIAGIDTNFNSLTVSNAVDVTSSDRTFLQAGLGASSMSAVTSGCVVRNADSGYNPFCTATFTVTLTNTGNTDVFIHKTPGQALATSSTYASSTITVVNTVGETPAGDTSTSYFIAPGVSRTFIYTGILRSAVGSNPVISEMRITGIKFGSTNAANTANTLTSGIGSLHVVQTL; this is encoded by the coding sequence ATGAGTTTTAAATTAAAAATTGTTGCAGGTTTCGTAGGCTTGGCAATGGTTATGGGCGCCGTTGGAGTAGCTACTCCAGCTTCAGCTCAAACTGTTGATGAGCTTCAGGCCATGATCAATACATTGTTGGCCCAACTTGCTGCTTTGCAAGGCGGTGGTTCCGGTTCCGGAGCTGCTTGTACTTTCACTCGAAGCTTGACCGTTGGTTCAAGTGGAGCTGATGTAACTTGCTTGCAAAATTACTTGACAAGTACCGGTCACTTCACCTTTGCGGGTGGCTCGACTGGATACTTTGGTCCAGTAACCCAAAACGCGGTTGCCGCATGGCAAGCTGCTAATGGAGTTGCTCCAGCCGTTGGTTTCTTTGGTCCAATATCTATAGCAAGACATGCTGCCTTGACAGCAGGAGTTACACCTCCTCCTCCATCAGGACTTCCAGAAGGATGTACTTCAACCGTTGGCTTTAGCCCAACCACAGGTGCGAGATGTGATGGCACCACTACACCACCAACTACCTTGACTGGTGACGGTTCTATCACAATCAGTACTTCTGCTTTGGTAAGCAGTGGTACAGCTGTAAAGAAAGGCGAAACAAAAAACGTTCTTTCCACAAGACTTAAAGCTTCCTCTGGTCCAGTAAGAGTTGATAGAGTAGAAGTTAAGTTTAACGAACGACCTTGGTTAACAATGAGCCAAGTTCAGCTTAGAGATGGAAGCGGTAATGTTTTGGCCACCAAAACACTTTCTGGTTCATCTGATGCTACTGAAGTAACAGTAGGTTCTGATTATCGAGTTCGCTTTGAAGGTGTAAACTTGGTTGTTTCTCCGGGCACAGATGTTGACTTAGTAGTAGCTGTTTCTGTCCTTGCTTCTTCAGACAAGATTACCGGACAGACAATCACTACCAGCATCCCAACCGGTGGAATTAGAACTGTAAACGGCATCGGTTTCTCTGAGACCATTGGTCCTAGCGCAACCTTTACCTTTACTCTTCCAGACACAGGTTCAGTTGCTGACATCTATACCAGCTCCAGTCCTAACAGTCCTACAGCTGGATTTACTTCTGTTGCAGCTGGAACGACTCAAACAGAAAATGTTGTTCTAGGTAGGTTTAGAATCAAATCTCAGAACACTTCAGGTACGCTTGAAACCATACACTTTACTATTCAGACACAAGCTTCGACCGGAGGAGGTGGCCCGGCAGCGGGAACTCTCTTTAGTAACGTTCGCTTGCAGTCTGGAAGCTTCAATTATGGTGCTTCCACTCTAGCTTCAACCACAGAGTTTACCAACTTGCAGGTACCTTTACCGGTTGACCAGTGGGTTGAGTTTACTTTGACTGCTAACGTTGCCGGAGCTGATATTTCAGGTGGAGTAGTAGCTTCTACCACCTTGGACGCTTCAACTATCGCTGGAATTGACACAAACTTCAATTCTCTTACAGTTTCAAACGCTGTTGATGTAACTAGCTCAGATCGGACCTTCCTACAGGCAGGTTTAGGAGCTTCTTCTATGTCAGCCGTGACATCAGGTTGTGTTGTTAGAAATGCAGACTCTGGTTACAATCCGTTCTGTACAGCAACCTTTACTGTTACTCTGACTAACACTGGCAACACAGATGTCTTTATCCACAAGACCCCAGGACAAGCATTAGCAACATCCTCAACCTATGCTTCCTCAACTATTACAGTTGTAAATACTGTAGGTGAAACTCCTGCTGGTGACACCTCAACCTCATACTTCATTGCCCCAGGGGTCTCCAGAACGTTTATCTACACAGGAATTTTGAGGTCAGCAGTTGGTTCCAATCCAGTGATAAGCGAAATGAGGATTACCGGAATTAAGTTTGGAAGTACCAATGCGGCTAACACCGCCAACACTTTGACTTCCGGTATAGGTAGTCTGCATGTAGTTCAAACTCTGTAA